A stretch of DNA from Chloroflexota bacterium:
GTCCCCGGTGATCATGTCCTCGAGCCACATCAGGTTGTACGGCTCGACAGCCTTCGCGAACTTGAGGGCGTCCTTCGGGGAGAACCCGGGGCCGCAATCGAGCGCCAGTCCGATCTCATCGCCGGTCACGGCCTTCATCGCCTCGACGCACGCCACGAGGTGCTTCAGCCCCTTCTCGGTGAGAGCGCCACGGTCCAGCGCGCCGTGCAGCCCGGCCGGGCGTGGGTCGCCGTAGAAGAAGTCGGGCACGATGCGCTTCATCGGGCTGTGAAACCCGATGGGTTGCTTGATGATCGTGAAGCCCTCGGGCGCGGCCACCATTCCGCGGGTGACCTCGGCGTACTCCTCGGGGGTGTACGACTCCATCGGGAAACGCAGCCCGCCGTTGTAGATGCGGACGCGGTCCCGCACTTTGCCGCCGAGCAGTTTGTAGACGGGGACGCCGGCCGCCTTCCCGGCGATGTCCCACAGCGCGATCTCGATGGCACTGATGGCGCTGCCCCACGGCTTGAACGCCCCGCGCTGGCGAATCTTGAGCATGACGCGCTCGACGTTGGTGGGGTCTTCGCCGAGGATCGCGTCCTTGAAGAAGAGGACGTTCGGGACGATGTACGGCTTGGTGGACTCGATCTGGCCGTAGCCGTCGATACCCTCATCGGTGAGGATGCGGATGACCGGGTTCTCACCCAGCACCACGCATCGGAGATCGGTGATCTTCATGCCAGCTCCCTCATTGGATCGCGCGGTCGATGCGGATGGTACCGCGCAGGGCGGTTTCCCGGGCGGCGCCCGTCCCGAGCGGCTGGACACCGCGGTCCCGGACGTGCGACCGTACCAGGCAGCCGGTGTGGGCAAGGGAGTGCGGGCCATGCGACTGTCGCTGTCGGTGCGGATCGCCGAGCTGCAAGCACAGAAGGATCGCGCCTTCATGCCCCTGGCAGAGCTGGCGTCGCTGGCCCGCGAGGTCGGCTTCGAAGGCCTCTCGATGCGGGCCTCGGCGGTATCCGTGGACTCGCCGCCCGAGCGCGTGCAGGAGGTCCGCGCGCTGCTCGACCGCCTCGGACTGGCCGTCTCGATGGTGACGGGCGACGTACCGCTGGCTGCCAATACCGGCGATGTGGCGCGTGTGCTGCGCGATCCGCTGCCGTACATCCGTCTCGCGCAGGCGCTGGGCTGCGACCTGATCCGCGTGATGGTCCGCACCGATGAGGAGGTCGAGTTGCTGAGGTCGGCCTGCGACACGGCTGCCGCCGAGGGCATCCGGATCGCCCATCAGACCCACTTCTTCACCCTGCTCGAAACGGTGGACGAGTGCCTGGACATCCTCCAGCGGGTGGACCGCCCGAACTTCGGCATCACGTTCGAGCCGGCCAACCTGCTGATCTGCGGCAGCGAGTACGGTCGGCGGGCCGTCGAGCGGCTGGCGCCGTACCTGTTCAACGCCTACTTTCAGAACATGCGCCTCGCGCCAGACGGGCCGGTCCGCTGGCGGCACCGCGACGGCGGCCCTGAGGTCCGCGCCGAGTACACGCCGGTCGGAGACCGCTCGGCCATCGACGTCGCGGAGATCGTCTCAGCCCTGCGTGAGGTGGGGTACGACGGCTGGTTCACGGTCCACCAGCCGTTGCAGCCGGGGCAGACCGTCGAGCAGGCGATCCGCGAGTCATACGCGGCAGTGGGGCCGCTGCTCGCCTGAGCGCCCGCTGCTCTCCCGAGCGCCGGCGCGCCCCCGCATCCAGCCGGGCACGCGCCGCCCACTCCCTGTTTGCGCCTGCCGTCAGGACAGGATCTCGACGTACCCCTCCGTGCCATGCACCCGGATCCGCTGTCCATCCCGGATCAGGCTGGTCGCCTGCTCGACGCCGACCACCGCCGGCAACCCGTACTCCCGCGCGATCACCGCCCCGTGGGTCATCAGGCCACCCACCTCGGTTACCAGGCCACCGATGGCAACGAAGAGCGGCGTCCAGCTCGGATCGGTGAAGGCGGTGACCAGAATGTCGCCCGGTTCCAGGTCGGCGCCTGCCATATCCAGGATCACGCGCGCCCGCCCCTCGACCATCCCCGCCGACACCGGCAGACCAGCCAGCGCACCGGCCGGCAGGTCGTCGCGGTGGTACGCCCCGGTCAGGGCTTCGCCGTCAGACGTCAGGACGCGCGGCGGCGTGAGCGACTGATAGGTGCGAAACTCATCCTTGCGCTGGCGGATCAGCCCCGGGTCGACCTGCTGCGTGCGCGCGCCATCATGCAACTCCTGAACAGTGAGAAAGAAGGCGTCTTCTCGCGTCCGCAACACGCCGACGGCCACCAGCCGGTCGGCTTCCGCCATCAACGCCTGCTTGTACACGGCGTAGCGGCAGACCATGCCGTACTTCGGAAACTCGCGGTAGCCAGCGAACGTCCGGAGCCGGTCGATCATCCGTTGGGTCTCGGCGGCCCTTTCCGCGCCATCTGGCAGGGCGCGGACGCGCTCCACCAGTTCGTGCGCCTTCTCAGCAGCTTCCTGCCGTCCCCGCTCGAAGCGCCGCATGCCCTCGCCCGGCCCGAAATTCCTGACGTTGCTGAGGATCATCGGGATGAGCGCGGACGGGCGCTCGCTCCAACGCGGCCTCGTGATGTCGATCTCGCCGACACAGCGCATGCCGTACCGGTCGAGGAAGCCCCGGATCGCCGCCGCCTGACCGCTGGGCAGCCTGGACAGGTCGTCCAGAAAACCGTCGTCCTGGATCTGCTCCAGGAACGCCACCACGGCAGGCGACGTGCGAACCACATCCGCAACGTCGAGCAGCGCCAGCCCCATCTCGGACGTGACGTTGTCGGGCACGGACTGAGAAAGCGTGTGGGCAGCGTCCTTCTCGCCGAGCCACACGCGCAGGTGGTCGTTGAGCCACCAGGTCGCCTCGACACTGGCCACGATCGCCTGATGGCTCTGTGGGTCGAACAGGAGTCGCTTCAGCTCCTGGAGATCGGCCAGGATGAAGTCGAACAGCGCCGGTCCCGATTTCGAACGAATCGCGTCCTTCAGCGCGGCCAGCGAATCGTGCATGCGCCCGACCAGACCGGCGACGATGGCCGGGTCGTTCGCGATGGGCGCTGGCGTGCCGCCTGCCGCCGGTCCGGCCGCCGGGG
This window harbors:
- a CDS encoding mandelate racemase/muconate lactonizing enzyme family protein is translated as MKITDLRCVVLGENPVIRILTDEGIDGYGQIESTKPYIVPNVLFFKDAILGEDPTNVERVMLKIRQRGAFKPWGSAISAIEIALWDIAGKAAGVPVYKLLGGKVRDRVRIYNGGLRFPMESYTPEEYAEVTRGMVAAPEGFTIIKQPIGFHSPMKRIVPDFFYGDPRPAGLHGALDRGALTEKGLKHLVACVEAMKAVTGDEIGLALDCGPGFSPKDALKFAKAVEPYNLMWLEDMITGDYTPYVSAEVYRDVTWNTTTPIHTGEQIYLRHNFKDLIERQAINVVGPDPEDVGGIAELKWIAEYADLHGIMMAPHGVFDGVIGLAALVQVSAAMPHNFIAFEYPYGKPAWWYDIVKGLPDPIVQDGHITVWDRPGLGIEIDTEKARQYLKPEDAGFFD
- a CDS encoding sugar phosphate isomerase/epimerase, which translates into the protein MRLSLSVRIAELQAQKDRAFMPLAELASLAREVGFEGLSMRASAVSVDSPPERVQEVRALLDRLGLAVSMVTGDVPLAANTGDVARVLRDPLPYIRLAQALGCDLIRVMVRTDEEVELLRSACDTAAAEGIRIAHQTHFFTLLETVDECLDILQRVDRPNFGITFEPANLLICGSEYGRRAVERLAPYLFNAYFQNMRLAPDGPVRWRHRDGGPEVRAEYTPVGDRSAIDVAEIVSALREVGYDGWFTVHQPLQPGQTVEQAIRESYAAVGPLLA
- the ppsA gene encoding phosphoenolpyruvate synthase, with product MRCYVLDLQEIDRTQLAVVGGKGAHLGELARIDGVRVPPAFCVTTAAFVRIMAEAPSLDQQIARLADLWPDDREAIRVLSGEVRQAIESVAMPDDVAAEIADRLARVGGQEAYAVRSSATAEDLPTASFAGQQDTYLNVVGPRAILQHVSRCWASLFTERAVTYRLRNGIDHRTARMAVVVQRMVFPQAAGILFTADPITGNRKVASIEASFGLGEALVSGLVNADVYKVRDGEIVARTVAAKRLEIGAAPGGGTIRQEVAPARQQQPALTDEQIVQLAQLGRRIEAQFGRPQDIEWCLDDGSFQIVQSRPVTTLFPIPEAEDGEYHVYISVGHQQMMTDPILQLGLSMWQLTALRPMLTAGGRLFVDVTAELSSPAGQSGLLELVGRSDPLLGDALRTVIARDDRLRALPDDGAGVAPAAGPAAGGTPAPIANDPAIVAGLVGRMHDSLAALKDAIRSKSGPALFDFILADLQELKRLLFDPQSHQAIVASVEATWWLNDHLRVWLGEKDAAHTLSQSVPDNVTSEMGLALLDVADVVRTSPAVVAFLEQIQDDGFLDDLSRLPSGQAAAIRGFLDRYGMRCVGEIDITRPRWSERPSALIPMILSNVRNFGPGEGMRRFERGRQEAAEKAHELVERVRALPDGAERAAETQRMIDRLRTFAGYREFPKYGMVCRYAVYKQALMAEADRLVAVGVLRTREDAFFLTVQELHDGARTQQVDPGLIRQRKDEFRTYQSLTPPRVLTSDGEALTGAYHRDDLPAGALAGLPVSAGMVEGRARVILDMAGADLEPGDILVTAFTDPSWTPLFVAIGGLVTEVGGLMTHGAVIAREYGLPAVVGVEQATSLIRDGQRIRVHGTEGYVEILS